One Haloterrigena salifodinae DNA window includes the following coding sequences:
- a CDS encoding helix-turn-helix domain-containing protein: MSEARVIAEITLVHPELVLTPTIQALPEMTAELEYQTIAGPGEYYLFFETYGGDFDAFDRVVADDPTVSEPTVVIDGGEFRVYRMRLTSAERLVLPRAAELGMRVLHATSGRGGWIATLEVPEIGRLQEFREHCRAKDVDFTVDRLYHAEDGDRSTGQGYGLTPIQRKTLVTAYERGYFEDPRDSSVEDLADALGISSSAVSGRLRRGLKALIENSLVR; this comes from the coding sequence ATGAGTGAGGCGCGGGTCATCGCCGAAATCACGCTCGTCCACCCCGAGCTGGTGCTCACCCCGACGATTCAGGCGCTGCCCGAGATGACCGCCGAGCTCGAGTACCAGACGATCGCCGGGCCGGGGGAGTACTACCTCTTCTTCGAGACCTACGGCGGCGATTTCGATGCGTTCGACCGTGTCGTCGCCGACGATCCCACGGTCTCGGAGCCGACGGTCGTCATCGACGGCGGCGAGTTCCGCGTCTACCGGATGCGGCTGACTTCGGCGGAGCGGCTGGTGTTGCCCCGCGCAGCCGAACTCGGGATGCGAGTCCTCCACGCCACGAGCGGTCGCGGCGGCTGGATCGCGACCCTCGAGGTGCCTGAGATCGGCCGGTTACAGGAGTTTCGAGAGCACTGTCGGGCCAAGGACGTCGACTTTACCGTCGATCGGCTCTACCACGCCGAGGACGGCGACCGGAGCACGGGACAGGGCTACGGGCTGACGCCCATCCAACGGAAGACGCTCGTCACCGCCTACGAACGCGGCTACTTCGAGGATCCGCGGGATTCCTCGGTCGAGGATCTCGCGGACGCGCTCGGCATCTCCTCGTCGGCCGTCAGCGGACGCCTCCGCCGCGGGCTGAAGGCGCTGATCGAGAACTCGCTCGTCCGGTGA
- a CDS encoding amidohydrolase yields MTDAADRLLVNAAVHTLGDPDIVHEAVAVRDGEIVRLGDSYEVSFLEGVETDVIDCGGRPVLPGFIDAHTHMEQFGQHLVHADLSTATSVADCLETLSAHAADEPEREWILGFGYDESEWEASRSRPLTSAELDRVSEERPVVAMRVDLHTASLNAVALERLADDLPASDLRRSGGEPTGVAVEDAAEAVRRELTAGREEMREVLAAATERAVEFGVTGVHDKVRGSVAPRVYRDMAADGDLPLRVRIDYWSDHLEALEEVGLATNAGSDRVRTGAIKSFSDGSFGSRTARLREPYADASGDEADAAHETDEGDDRGQWVVDPENLAALVERADGSGYQVCIHAIGDAAIEETLSALESTADSGGRRHRIEHAELATDDQIERMAEAGIVASMQPNFHRWADEGGLYDRRLGRERRNRTNRFRRVLEAGVPLAFGSDCMPLDPLLGVHHAVNAPTEAQRLSVTEALRAYTRGGAYAGFDDDRLGTVEVGKRADLVVLEASPWEVERIDEIDVAMTVVDGEIVFDGFDG; encoded by the coding sequence ATGACCGACGCCGCCGACCGCCTGCTCGTGAACGCGGCGGTCCACACCCTCGGCGATCCCGACATCGTCCACGAGGCGGTCGCCGTTCGCGACGGCGAGATCGTCCGCCTCGGGGATAGCTACGAGGTCTCGTTCCTCGAGGGGGTCGAGACCGACGTGATCGACTGCGGCGGGCGCCCCGTCCTGCCGGGCTTTATCGACGCCCACACGCATATGGAACAGTTCGGACAGCACCTCGTCCACGCCGATCTCTCGACCGCGACGAGCGTCGCGGACTGCCTCGAGACGCTGTCGGCTCACGCCGCCGACGAACCGGAGCGAGAGTGGATTCTCGGCTTCGGCTACGACGAGAGCGAGTGGGAGGCGTCGCGGAGCCGCCCGCTCACGAGCGCGGAACTCGACCGCGTCAGCGAGGAGCGGCCCGTCGTCGCGATGCGCGTCGATCTGCACACCGCCTCGCTGAACGCGGTCGCCCTCGAGCGGCTCGCGGACGACCTCCCCGCCTCCGATCTGCGGCGGTCGGGCGGCGAGCCGACCGGCGTCGCCGTCGAAGACGCCGCCGAGGCCGTCCGCCGAGAACTGACTGCCGGCCGCGAGGAGATGCGCGAGGTCCTCGCCGCGGCGACCGAACGCGCGGTCGAGTTTGGCGTTACCGGCGTCCACGACAAGGTCCGCGGCTCGGTCGCGCCCCGGGTCTACCGCGACATGGCCGCCGACGGCGACCTGCCCCTGCGCGTCCGGATCGACTACTGGAGCGACCACCTCGAGGCGCTCGAAGAGGTCGGGCTGGCGACGAATGCAGGCAGCGACCGCGTCCGGACGGGCGCGATCAAGTCCTTCTCGGACGGGAGTTTCGGGAGTCGAACGGCGCGGCTCCGGGAGCCGTACGCGGACGCCAGTGGGGACGAAGCGGACGCAGCACACGAGACGGACGAGGGCGACGACCGCGGCCAGTGGGTCGTCGACCCCGAGAACCTCGCCGCGCTGGTCGAGCGCGCCGACGGCAGCGGGTATCAGGTCTGCATCCACGCCATCGGCGACGCGGCGATCGAGGAGACGCTGTCGGCCCTTGAGTCGACGGCCGACTCCGGCGGACGACGCCACCGGATCGAACACGCGGAACTGGCGACCGACGACCAGATAGAGCGCATGGCCGAGGCCGGGATCGTCGCGTCGATGCAACCGAACTTCCACCGCTGGGCGGACGAGGGCGGCCTCTACGATCGGCGGCTGGGACGCGAGCGGCGGAATCGGACCAATCGGTTCCGGCGGGTGCTCGAGGCCGGCGTCCCGCTCGCGTTCGGCTCGGACTGCATGCCGCTGGATCCGCTGCTCGGCGTTCACCACGCGGTCAACGCGCCGACTGAAGCACAGCGGCTGTCGGTCACCGAGGCGCTGCGGGCCTACACGCGCGGCGGGGCCTACGCCGGCTTCGACGATGACCGTCTCGGGACCGTCGAGGTCGGGAAGCGGGCCGATCTGGTCGTCCTCGAAGCGTCGCCGTGGGAGGTCGAGCGGATCGACGAGATCGACGTAGCGATGACGGTGGTCGACGGCGAGATCGTCTTCGACGGGTTCGACGGCTGA
- the hmgA gene encoding hydroxymethylglutaryl-CoA reductase (NADPH), whose protein sequence is MTDPEDLVERVRDGELRLHELEDYADHDTAAEARRLLLERETETELEAIGDYAFPAEAAEPNIENMIGAAQVPMGVVGPVPVSGGAATGDHYLPLATTEGALLASVNRGLGVIRSAGGADARVTKNGMTRAPVFRVAGVAEAAETVEWVNENGDALAEAAESTTSHGELIDVEPYVVGDSVYLRFAYDTKDAMGMNMATIATGEACEIVEAETPADLVALSGNLCSDKKPAAINAVEGRGRSVTADAVIPGELVEERLHTTPEAIAEANTRKNLTGSAKAGSLGFNAHAANVVAAAFLATGQDEAQVVEAANAITTMDARENEDGTTDLYASVSLASLEVGTVGGGTKLPTQAEALEVLGLRGGGDPPGSNADALAEIIAVGALAGELSLLGALSSRHLASAHEDLGR, encoded by the coding sequence ATGACAGACCCCGAGGACCTCGTCGAGCGAGTCCGCGACGGCGAGTTGCGCCTGCACGAACTCGAGGACTACGCCGATCACGACACCGCGGCCGAAGCGCGCCGGCTGCTCCTCGAGCGCGAGACGGAGACGGAACTCGAGGCGATCGGCGACTACGCGTTCCCCGCCGAGGCCGCGGAGCCGAACATCGAGAACATGATCGGCGCCGCGCAGGTGCCGATGGGCGTCGTCGGTCCCGTGCCGGTTTCGGGCGGCGCGGCCACCGGCGATCACTACCTGCCGCTGGCGACGACCGAAGGGGCCCTGCTGGCGTCGGTCAACCGCGGGCTGGGCGTGATTCGCTCGGCGGGCGGCGCGGACGCCCGCGTGACGAAAAACGGGATGACCCGCGCGCCGGTGTTTCGGGTGGCCGGCGTCGCCGAGGCGGCCGAGACCGTCGAGTGGGTCAACGAGAACGGCGACGCGTTGGCCGAGGCCGCCGAGTCCACGACGAGCCACGGCGAACTGATCGACGTCGAGCCGTACGTCGTCGGTGACTCCGTCTACCTGCGCTTCGCCTACGATACTAAGGACGCCATGGGGATGAACATGGCCACCATCGCGACCGGCGAGGCCTGCGAGATCGTCGAGGCCGAAACCCCGGCCGACCTCGTCGCGCTCTCGGGCAACCTCTGTTCGGACAAGAAACCCGCCGCGATCAACGCCGTCGAGGGCCGCGGCCGCTCGGTGACGGCCGACGCCGTGATCCCCGGCGAGCTCGTCGAGGAGCGACTCCACACGACCCCTGAGGCCATCGCCGAGGCGAACACGCGCAAGAACCTCACCGGCAGCGCCAAGGCCGGCAGTCTCGGGTTCAACGCCCACGCGGCCAACGTCGTTGCCGCCGCCTTCCTCGCGACCGGCCAGGACGAGGCCCAGGTCGTCGAGGCCGCGAACGCGATCACCACCATGGACGCCCGCGAGAATGAGGACGGTACCACCGACCTCTACGCCAGCGTCTCGCTGGCCTCCCTCGAGGTGGGCACCGTCGGCGGCGGGACGAAACTGCCGACGCAGGCCGAAGCGCTCGAGGTGCTGGGACTGCGCGGCGGCGGCGATCCGCCGGGCTCGAACGCCGACGCCCTGGCCGAGATCATTGCCGTCGGCGCGCTGGCCGGCGAACTCTCCCTGCTCGGCGCGCTGTCCTCGCGGCATTTGGCGAGCGCACACGAGGATCTCGGTCGCTGA
- a CDS encoding DUF5817 domain-containing protein encodes MYAVVGCSECSNLWIIEGRSETTQCPRCGARKAYEKRKKFVETDDAGHARDVRASMLANRQGEGEAFAELDSFNALEDQVADGVVDDDEYLEESGLDVDEVSAAGERDPRGPTRSGSKKEIVERALEDLDQPTEDEIVDYAGERSVSAEYVQDALEKLVRRGEVSESRGRYRRL; translated from the coding sequence ATGTACGCCGTCGTCGGCTGTAGCGAGTGTTCGAACCTCTGGATCATCGAGGGTCGCTCCGAGACGACCCAGTGTCCCCGCTGCGGCGCGCGGAAGGCCTACGAGAAGCGCAAGAAGTTCGTCGAGACCGACGACGCCGGCCACGCTCGCGACGTTCGCGCGTCGATGCTCGCGAACCGGCAGGGCGAGGGCGAGGCCTTCGCCGAACTGGACTCGTTTAACGCCCTCGAGGACCAGGTCGCCGACGGCGTCGTCGACGACGACGAGTACCTCGAGGAATCCGGCCTCGACGTCGATGAGGTCTCGGCCGCCGGCGAGCGCGATCCGCGGGGTCCGACTCGCAGCGGCAGCAAGAAGGAGATCGTCGAACGAGCACTCGAGGACCTCGACCAGCCGACCGAGGACGAGATCGTCGACTATGCCGGCGAACGCAGCGTCTCAGCGGAGTACGTACAGGACGCACTCGAAAAGCTCGTTCGCCGCGGCGAGGTGAGCGAGAGCCGCGGTCGGTATCGACGGCTGTAG
- a CDS encoding cupin domain-containing protein: MERVSIDNCEPSEAADGVHLALLAGTDSMNVQHFEIEPGATVDEHSHTHDQTGYIVQGELTFLVEGEETVCGPGDSYAIPGDQPHAAENRGDETVRGVDIFSPPRENPSWQSE, encoded by the coding sequence ATGGAACGCGTTTCGATCGACAACTGCGAGCCGTCGGAAGCCGCCGATGGTGTCCACCTGGCGCTGCTGGCCGGCACCGACTCGATGAACGTCCAGCACTTCGAGATCGAACCCGGCGCGACCGTCGACGAGCACAGCCACACCCACGATCAGACGGGCTACATCGTACAGGGGGAACTCACGTTTCTCGTCGAGGGAGAGGAGACCGTCTGCGGGCCCGGTGACTCCTACGCGATTCCGGGCGACCAGCCCCACGCGGCCGAGAACCGCGGCGACGAGACCGTCCGCGGCGTCGACATCTTCAGCCCGCCGCGGGAGAACCCGAGTTGGCAGTCGGAGTAG